The DNA region atatgggtagaaattcatgtaaaaaatttcattcaaaaatctagggcagaacaaattagacccggcctcggtAATtgctttatgtaaatatattatcataGCATGAggattattgttttatatttacaggGCTCTCTATCATTTGATTAATTTCAACCACCATTATTTGTCTAATAAATATATGAACCCTCAGCAGGCGTTATTTTTATAAGTATCTCTGTAACACTAATAAAATTCTTGAGTTCAACGGACACACTCACTGATGTCAGCGGGTCCTTGGAAGAACTGGTCAGCTGCCTTCGTCAGGAATTTCGCACTCTTTTGGACCAACATGCCCCATGGCAAACTATATCTATAACATGACATCCAAACACTCCTTGGTACTCAGTATACTGACGAACTTAGGATCGCAAAACGTGATAAACGTCAAGCTGAAAGACATATGCGAAAATCAGGACTAACAGTCAATCAGGAAATCCAAGTCAATACAGTCGTGTAGATTACTACTGTCATCAAAAAAGGAATACTTCTCCGGAAAGATTGCGGAGATCGGATATTATCAGAAACAACTTTTTAATATAACAAACAATCTTTTGAGCAAAAGTATTGCTCCTATTTTCACCACACATGACATCAAGGATGATGAACTTGCAAACATCTTTGGGAGATTTCTCACTGAAAAGATATCAACCATCCAAGACCAACTTGCTATCTGAAAAGAGGATTAAGgaattgatgttttaaatacagATAGGATCTGTGAGAGAGAGCGCACACGCTTTATCGTAATGAATTTTGTATTCTtagaattttaatatttcttttacagaACAAAAATGAGTTTATTGCAAAGAATTTTGTTGCTCGCCACAGCGGTCGTCATTATTGCAGCTGTTTCATCACAAGTAAAGACAATTTATCTTTCTGCcgtggttttatcaatattagttgaataccaattttcgtggatttcgctgttaagtttatccatgatgaaaataaatgatcttTGAAGCGCAATTTCTACTAAcagtttgtattgataggatcattggccacgaatttaagTATCCTGGAAACTGTTTTTTCACTTTAACCACggaaattgatacccttgaatattaatgaaaccagaGTCTGTGTatcgtcttttttttttatctaaagtacTAGTATACGACTTGATTTTTTAATGGGGAATATTACAAATACTcctttattatatcattacaaTTCATGGGTTAAATTTGTCgcaaaaatatcaatgaaactaGTCATTTGTTgtccccttttaaaaaacgcTCTCGTTGGTGCTTTATACACTGTACGTGCTATGAACagcaattatattttttatatcagtGATTATATGTACTACCATTAAAAGAAAACAGTGTGggatttatgttttattattttgaccAAGATTGACATATATTTTGAAACTTAATCAATTTTTGCACACATTTTGTTTCACAAAGCCGTTAGTGGAAAATAATGTGCCAACAGCGCAGCAATCCGGAAACGATCTCAATTTTTATCTATTGGAACAAGTGTATGCAatgaaaccaaaattacaaGCATTGGAGGCTAAAACCAAAGAGATGGAACTTGATCTAGCTATAAAAAAGGAACAGATAGAGGCTCTGCAGAATCGTGAGTTTTTGATTGAATTTGAACTGGAGTCTGATAATAAATTCTCTATTATTAAAGAAATCATCGATATTAAACTTTTCTAATTTTACAGGTAAAGAATTTAGATGTGAGTATAAATACATTTTCCAATAAATTAGATATCATGATTATAAATAgacttgttttaaaattttgatatgattaaaactatatttttataacttgaatattgatataaatgaaattattaaaatactGTGCTGGCCCTTTTTAAACTTCGTTAAAtatgatgtaaagaaaaaaaagcatgCCCGACctgaatatacatatattatttcaattatttatttggTGGTAGGAAGTTGGGGGTATCTACTTATCTCATTacgaaactacatgtacttctaaATTGAATGATACTGGCAAGTGTTTCGATCAATATAACAGtaaactttacaaaatatttgtcATATGCCCTTATTACTGTTACAGATGACACAAAACCAGAAAAACCATGCTTAGTATAGCAACacatcaggcacgtagcaccgtttttgaaagggggggggggcaactcatTCAAAGGGCTTAGTAGTACACAATcatataacttcaatttaactgtttattttctttccttttgTTTTACTTCTCAAAAGTTGGGGTGGGGGGGGCAACCCCTTGATAATTCActttcttaaatgttaattgaagaaaaatcttTGATGCGACAAAAAGTGTTACGTTCCTGTACATTAAATAtaagatttaaaatgaaacgCTTGATATATGTGAATCATCTGAATGAAATATAATACTGATTGTCGTCTTGAAGGTGAATCCCTGGTCGTTGGGAGATATGTTGACACTAAACCCCAACCTAACTGGCCATACACATGGAAGGTAACTTTCCATACTCCGTTCGAGGCGAAGCCGACCGTGACATTCGACCTGTATCATCTTGATTCTGCACCTACCACAAACCTAAGGGTGACAACGGAAATCACCAATGTTTTCAAAACTGGATTTCAGGTTCAACTGAGTACTTGGGCTGATTCAGAGTTATATGGGGCTAAAATCAGATTGATGGCTTGTGGAAAGTAATACTAGTATAAAATGGAGCATGACCATGTCActacatattttgtttgttgatatgttgtttatcattacagaataaggaatcattctttgagtgtTATGAGGTAaaaattttggtcggggcgttaTCAAATCCAACAAAGTCCTTCGGGGCTTTATTTAAGGTATAAGGATTCGTTCTTTCAGTATGATttggtgataatttcggtcggggcgtgatcaaatccaataaagcccgaatggcttaatgatagatttgaaccacaccccgaccgaaattatcacctcataatattcaaagagtgattccttattactactacttatatttatgtaatattcagcCATTGTAtggttaaatatttaaaaaatataaataagcaaatccCGATGGTTCCCTAATTttacgtcatttgaagttattggactgtatagtacaaaatcgataccggtacgtagtgttatcacaggcgaagacactgaaaaatgtaaatattatagatttgatcatgccccgaccgaaaatattatctcataatattcaaagaatgattccttataacatgtatttatataattttaagccattgtacgattaaacattaaaatataaataagcaaacaccGCTGGCGCCCCAATTGTATGACATTTGAAGTAATGGGCTATATAGTTCAAAATCGATaggtagtgttatcacaggcaaagatactggaaaatgtaaatatttgggATTAAACTTTAAAGATAGGGGATATTCCATTGAAATTTTGATACTTGTACATTAATTATTAAGCATTTGAACATAAAATAGAAAGAAATGATCCGTTCACACAAGACACGAAGTTTGTGGATATGAACGATTTAAAACAATTGAGTTTTCAATGTCTGTACCGAGGTTTGAAAGCCATGTTGCAAGCactattcaaataaaattactat from Crassostrea angulata isolate pt1a10 chromosome 7, ASM2561291v2, whole genome shotgun sequence includes:
- the LOC128157104 gene encoding uncharacterized protein LOC128157104, with the translated sequence MSLLQRILLLATAVVIIAAVSSQPLVENNVPTAQQSGNDLNFYLLEQVYAMKPKLQALEAKTKEMELDLAIKKEQIEALQNRKEFRCESLVVGRYVDTKPQPNWPYTWKVTFHTPFEAKPTVTFDLYHLDSAPTTNLRVTTEITNVFKTGFQVQLSTWADSELYGAKIRLMACGK